In Oreochromis niloticus isolate F11D_XX linkage group LG18, O_niloticus_UMD_NMBU, whole genome shotgun sequence, one genomic interval encodes:
- the lamc2 gene encoding laminin subunit gamma-2 produces MRNGWISLCGLLFAVCAVQATYRYYSIMRCECNGRSQYCLHDALGLHCVDCQGNTEGRHCERCKDGFYLQGAGQSCSPCRCNPTGSVSKSCDSTGRCSCKEGVTGDKCDRCPNGPIGPDGCPQSRQPRHESESLTLPCFCYGHSSRCSAQSGYSVHKITSTFTTGVEDWKVGTMQGKTPADTHFRWSPKHQDVEVISKNSLPVYLYAPDHYLGNQLLSYGQNLSFSLRLDRGVRYPSVNDVILEGGGLRVAASLGDLRSVVPCGQKITYSFRLDERPGSKWRPQLSALQFQTLLQNLTAIKIRATFGDTGRGYLDNVQLVTAQRGDGVPARWVHTCSCPPGHEGEFCQRCAPGFKRRDPADGAFSPCEPCSCRGGSCDPQTGDCYSADETPADRSCSQGFYRDPRRPETCVRCPCADGVSCSLAPGSLEPRCERCPSGTSGPRCDVCQEGYYGDPLGTGGVQRPCIPCRCNGHIDIRVPGSCDRNNGECLKCVNNTKGRHCEDCVRGFYHRQPTDACKPCNCDVQRSESDQCDASGQCRCRPGFEGLRCQRSSCPACFTPIKAKMAAYAAKLRDLESLFSDMDGGLKPANNAEIEAALTDAMEQVDDMMEDAKQLTKVEKKLQDHLSSISKRQLDEEQDLLNIKDAAADIKLQQQTYKTKMGEVQKLIGEMKVQLEKAKSDLNSADVPQSDSPLGSNDLSSLVTTATNLANDHQTIADTVEKNANKALSDSQQSLTLVRNLMNRENKVKELIGDLKTMYEQTSAQVKGFEKQAKRLSSDAIEESKMAEGMLKDIANMEQNLPPSLQGAIDVMRSRVDGVTEAMDENLAGIDVLQDGILRNKAVAEDLLANGKAAQQEYNGLVDRVNVAKADAEGAIKLINSKSDELEDALKTLKGFDQQIAGSKTKADAAIKRLPDIKTTIQQAAGNNNATLSILGDVQDSYDNALENINKLGDMVTGLEREFASLPSHDDILKEATKLNREATNLKTMAGGVVGALASELEKAENLQADAQEASLGAGGAYNNARLVSEEVQKTLREVQGLLAKTNQSSAVDLKKVKQLEDSLAGAKKVVEGSLSPRLKNMEEQEAAHMRQLNSINRDIDTILADIANLREILASIPKGCYNSPPIEEA; encoded by the exons ATGAGGAACGGATGGATTTCACTCTGCGGGCTTCTGTTTGCTGTCTGCGCCGTCCAGGCGACCTACAGATACTACT CGATAATGCGTTGTGAGTGCAATGGGAGATCTCAGTACTGCCTGCACGATGCGTTGGGTCTGCACTGCGTCGACTGTCAGGGAAACACGGAAGGCCGCCACTGCGAGCGCTGCAAGGATGGCTTCTACCTGCAGGGGGCGGGACAGAGCTGCTCGCCCTGCCGCTGCAACCCCACAG gTTCTGTCAGTAAGTCATGTGACAGCACGGGGCGCTGCAGCTGTAAAGAAGGCGTCACAGGAGACAAATGTGACCGCTGCCCCAACGGACCAATCGGACCTGACGGCTGCCCCCAAAG cCGTCAGCCCAGGCACGAATCTGAGAGTCTGACTCTGCCGTGTTTCTGTTACGGCCACAGCAGCCGCTGTTCAGCACAATCCGGTTACTCGGTCCACAAAATCACCTCCACCTTCACCACCG GTGTGGAGGACTGGAAGGTGGGGACGATGCAAGGTAAGACTCCAGCCGATACGCACTTCCGCTGGTCACCGAAACACCAGGACGTGGAGGTGATCTCCAAAAACAGCCTCCCGGTTTACCTATACGCCCCAG ACCATTACCTCGGGAACCAGCTGCTGAGTTACGGCCAGAACCTCTCCTTCTCGCTGCGTTTGGACCGCGGCGTCCGATACCCGTCTGTCAACGACGTGATCCTGGAAGGTGGCGGTTTAAGAGTCGCTGCCTCTCTGGGTGACCTGCGATCTGTGGTCCCCTGTGGTCAGAAGATCACCTACAGCTTCAG GCTGGACGAGCGGCCCGGCAGCAAGTGGAGGCCTCAGCTCTCCGCCCTGCAGTTCCAGACGCTCCTGCAGAACCTCACAGCCATCAAGATCCGAGCCACGTTTGGAGACACCG gaCGTGGCTACCTCGATAATGTGCAGCTGGTGACTGCACAGCGTGGAGACGGCGTCCCAGCCCGCTGGGTGCACACCTGCAGCTGCCCGCCGGGTCACGAGGGCGAGTTCTGTCAGCGGTGTGCGCCCGGTTTCAAACGCAGAGACCCCGCAGATGGAGCCTTCAGCCCCTGTGAGCCCTGCAGCTGCAGAGGAGGCAGCTGCGACCCGCAAACTGGAGACTGTTACTCTGCCGATGAGACGCCCGCAGACCGGAGCTGCTCCCAGGGCTTCtacagagacccgaggcggccggaGACCTGCGTGAGGTGTCCCTGCGCGGACGGCGTGTCCTGCTCACTGGCTCCTGGTTCTTTGGAGCCTCGCTGTGAGAGGTGCCCATCAGGAACCTCCG GTCCTCGCTGTGACGTTTGTCAGGAGGGTTATTATGGCGACCCCCTGGGTACCGGAGGTGTGCAGCGTCCCTGCATACCCTGCCGCTGTAATGGTCACATCGACATCAGAGTGCCGGGAAGCTGCGACCGTAACAACGGCGAATGCCTGAAGTGCGTGAACAACACGAAGGGACGGCACTGTGAGGACTGCGTGAGAGGTTTCTACCACAGGCAGCCCACCGACGCCTGCAAAC CATGTAACTGTGACGTCCAGCGCTCGGAGTCCGATCAGTGCGATGCTTCCGGGCAGTGTCGGTGCAGACCGGGCTTCGAGGGTCTGAGGTGCCAACGATCCAGCTGCCCCGCCTGTTTCACCCCCATCAAAGCAAAG ATGGCTGCTTATGCTGCCAAACTGAGGGACCTGGAGTCTTTGTTCTCTGACATGGACGGAGGATTGAAACCAGCTAATAATGCTGAGATAGAGGCCGCTCTGACAGATGCTATGGAGCAGGTGGACGACATGATGGAAGACGCCAAGCAACTCACAA AAGTGGAGAAGAAGCTGCAGGACCACCTGTCGTCCATCAGCAAGCGGCAGCTGGACGAGGAGCAGGATCTCCTAAACATCAAGGACGCAGCCGCTGACATCAAACTGCAGCAACAGACGTACAAGACGAAGATGGGGGAGGTCCAGAAGCTGATCGGGGAGATGAAAGTCCAGCTGGAGAAGGCCAAATCTGACCTCAACTCCGCT GATGTCCCTCAAAGCGACTCACCGCTGGGTTCAAACGACCTGTCTTCGCTCGTGACGACGGCTACCAACCTGGCTAACGA TCATCAGACGATCGCAGACACTGTGGAAAAAAACGCTAACAAGGCTCTGAGTGACTCGCAGCAGAGTCTGACTCTGGTCAGAAACCTCATGAACAGAGAGAACAAAGTGAaagagctgattggagacctgAAAACCAT GTATGAACAGACTTCAGCTCAGGTGAAGGGTTTTGAGAAGCAAGCGAAACGTCTAAGCAGCGATGCCATAGAGGAGAGCAAAATGGCGGAGGGCATGCTGAAAGACATCGCCAACATGGAGCAAAACCTCCCCCCATCTCTGCAG GGGGCGATTGATGTGATGCGTTCCAGGGTGGATGGAGTGACAGAGGCGATGGATGAGAACCTCGCAGGCATCGATGTGCTGCAGGATGGCATACTGAGAAACAAGGCTGTCGCGGAGGACCTGCTTGCCAATGGCAAAGCTGCCCAGCAG GAGTACAACGGCCTCGTGGACAGAGTCAATGTTGCCAAAGCTGACGCTGAAGGAGCCATCAAACTCATCAACAGCAAAAGTGATGAGCTAGAAGATGCCCTGAAAACCCTGAAAG GCTTCGACCAGCAGATCGCAGGCAGCAAAACAAAGGCAGACGCTGCCATCAAGCGTCTCCCTGACATCAAGACCACCATCCAGCAGGCAGCTGGCAATAATAATGCAACGCTGTCCATCCTGGGAGATGTTCAGGACAGTTACGATAACGCTCTGGAAAACATCAACAAGCTGGGGGACATGGTCACTGGTCTGGAG AGAGAATTTGCATCTTTGCCGTCTCATGACGATATACTGAAAGAAGCTACCAAACTGAACAGAGAGGCGACTAACCTGAAAACAATGGCGGGAGGCGTTGTTGGAGCTCTGGCCTCCGAGCTGGAGAAAGCTGAAAACCTGCAAGCTGACGCCCAGGAG GCGTCTTTGGGAGCGGGTGGAGCTTACAACAACGCCCGGCTGGTCAGCGAGGAAGTGCAGAAAACTCTGCGAGAGGTCCAGGGTCTGCTGGCTAAAACCA ACCAGTCCAGTGCTGTGGATTTAAAGAAGGTGAAGCAGCTGGAGGACTCGTTGGCCGGTGCTAAGAAAGTTGTGGAGGGCAGTTTGAGCCCCCGGCTCAAGAACATGGAGGAGCAGGAAGCCGCACACATGCGCCAGCTCAACTCGATCAACCGGGACATCGACACCATCCTGGCAGACATCGCTAACCTCAGGGAGATCCTGGCATCCATCCCCAAAGGCTGCTACAACAGCCCACCCATCGAGGAGGCCTGA